Proteins encoded by one window of Clostridium bornimense:
- a CDS encoding MATE family efflux transporter, with protein sequence MENTISESSFSKSIIRIALPITLQSMIRSSFSIIDQVMIGQLGSESIAGIGLGGKFASIYSVVLGAITATAAIMISQYMGQKNVKNVRRSFHVNLLVALFITVLFTFASLLFTEQIFSFYTKDSVTKELGKSYLQIYAWSFLPIALSGMAEAMLCCMEMAVFPLVASVSSLFVNTALNYILIFGKFGLPELGVKGAAIGSVVAQIISCLLTLVFLLWQLRKKKMNLSFDIRFNGNEYISYIKILTPLLICEFMWSLGENVYSAIYGNISTNDCAAMTMTSPIQGLMIGALCGLSQAAGIMVGKSLGNQNYEKAYNDSKKLMKYGLIVSIALSILLILLGKVYTGIYNVAAAVKQTAYALLVVFAIVSPVKVQNMILGGGIIKSGGKTNYIMWIDIIGTWGFGVPLGLLSAFVLKLPIIYVYFILSLEECVRLAISLILFKRKSWMQKI encoded by the coding sequence ATGGAGAATACAATATCAGAAAGTTCCTTTTCAAAAAGTATTATAAGAATTGCATTACCAATTACATTACAAAGCATGATTAGGTCTTCTTTTAGCATTATTGATCAGGTTATGATTGGTCAGCTTGGCAGTGAAAGTATTGCAGGAATTGGTCTAGGAGGTAAATTTGCATCTATTTATAGTGTTGTTCTTGGCGCAATTACAGCAACTGCAGCTATTATGATTTCTCAATACATGGGACAGAAAAATGTAAAAAATGTACGAAGAAGTTTTCATGTGAATCTATTGGTTGCTCTTTTCATTACAGTTTTATTTACATTTGCCTCACTTTTATTTACAGAACAGATTTTTTCCTTTTACACAAAGGATTCTGTGACTAAAGAATTAGGTAAATCCTATTTACAAATCTATGCGTGGTCATTTTTACCAATAGCATTATCCGGTATGGCAGAAGCAATGCTATGTTGTATGGAGATGGCAGTATTCCCATTGGTAGCTAGCGTTTCATCTTTGTTTGTTAATACAGCGCTTAACTATATTTTGATTTTTGGAAAATTTGGATTACCTGAACTGGGCGTTAAAGGAGCAGCAATAGGAAGTGTTGTAGCACAGATCATTTCATGTCTGCTAACTTTAGTATTTTTGTTATGGCAGTTAAGAAAGAAAAAGATGAATTTGTCTTTTGATATTAGATTTAATGGAAACGAATACATTTCATATATAAAAATTCTTACTCCACTTCTTATATGCGAATTTATGTGGAGCCTTGGAGAAAATGTATATTCCGCTATTTATGGAAATATAAGCACTAATGATTGTGCAGCTATGACAATGACTTCACCAATACAAGGTTTGATGATAGGTGCATTATGTGGATTATCACAAGCTGCCGGAATCATGGTAGGTAAATCTCTCGGTAATCAAAATTATGAAAAAGCATATAATGATTCAAAAAAATTGATGAAGTATGGTTTGATTGTATCTATTGCATTATCAATCCTGTTAATCCTATTAGGCAAAGTCTATACTGGAATCTATAATGTGGCTGCAGCAGTGAAGCAGACTGCATATGCATTGCTAGTAGTATTTGCAATCGTATCTCCAGTTAAGGTGCAGAATATGATTTTGGGTGGAGGTATTATAAAAAGTGGAGGAAAAACAAACTACATCATGTGGATTGATATAATTGGAACCTGGGGATTTGGTGTGCCACTTGGATTATTATCTGCATTTGTACTAAAGCTACCAATTATTTATGTGTATTTTATATTATCATTAGAAGAATGTGTACGTCTAGCAATTTCTTTGATATTATTCAAAAGGAAAAGTTGGATGCAGAAGATATAG
- a CDS encoding ZmpA/ZmpB/ZmpC family metallo-endopeptidase has translation MKELLQKKKNEKRVIKYALRKSTVGLVSVALSVSLISPVVVSAASLVQSSKEVSNERNTDGDPLKIGTASIDSLITSEEADKIINEVFDALNDIKYEDLYDSLNAYERFEDINNVTNKLKNELGRDPKPEEIKEAIKTLYMTRLDLESSFNKVKANLRTDLKKIITNSTYAEAKYILRYKTNILLALTYLEKQYSFTFGNESAKDLILYNAGLKGPRYNALDNVIGIGNLTYSDLELKNNIRTYTNQIAPITGEDNILDFIEKAVEKYTSEKSAADWFKKTSKAWIVEGDNKYGETSIYNKMSRDERLKSHLIPLLSVSDKSIYAISTMSTVTYGLVDTYFDNKDNITMDDLRDDLEKTAKKQQAFIDFWYRISKVNNKLLEEKNIIVIDSLLDYGKASNMETLWSEETGSTALTGVREFITPLGFYTTYMFADGQAGTDDCINLFLSKSLTDRGQETYTHELTHLLDNKVLLNGYGRRSGKGAEAFARGLFESINNNGGSLIREPIFNLNLSYELGDERIQNKSPERFNTEDDMQQYMQGLMDVIYTLDYVEAQSSLKQTAEDKTVLYNQISLTPDAKKPGIVNDTFQSISKETAESLKTIDDLIDKNIVSGRLAFQGILTTGTAEDNGYYVVPLFNPIYAAMQNNSGAVGDITFKRNAYELLAQYGYSDGMVAYISDQYPNDEEALKAILDAKYNGDLAAFKKDMFAIRISKLSKLKQTDVFADYQELQEKMDKAVKTDLDTMKKNKQYNININQGVNAVSTLKNEILQYYLKSTDDFKTSIYKDIVIGEKKEVTENIIPSTIINKTDDTLWEDETRIEKGTDGVERVTKVWRTEDGIVVGQPNVTTEIIQEMKPTVIYKGTKKIEGEIVTVDDNVKIPIKVIEKEDPNLYVGETRTELGEEGIKKVTTVQKTEKGNPVGDPVVTEEVIKEMKPTIIYKGTMKKPEISLSQSTFVYDKNSTDIESMILNSIVLDDDLLYIGIQIIGEVPTTSGRHDITIRLLRRDGITCDVEVNIAIVSAPVTTPEISKPDSNSTNMPNDDILDKVSNTVVNSEVKNTIVNTVVNKENKVDTNNNTVDESANISSDINVDEEKDISNESETAEVKESTTYSEKNSTENSFKENDTSEDKESSKTLIYVGIGLIVSLLLGSLIKIFKRNGK, from the coding sequence ATGAAAGAACTATTACAAAAGAAGAAGAATGAAAAGCGAGTTATAAAATATGCTCTTAGAAAATCTACAGTGGGGTTAGTATCAGTGGCGCTTTCAGTGTCATTAATTTCACCAGTAGTAGTATCAGCAGCATCTTTAGTTCAGAGTTCGAAGGAAGTATCTAATGAAAGAAATACAGATGGCGATCCTTTAAAGATAGGCACAGCGAGCATAGATTCACTGATTACTTCAGAGGAAGCAGATAAAATAATAAATGAAGTTTTTGATGCTTTAAATGATATTAAGTATGAAGATTTATATGATAGCTTAAATGCTTATGAAAGATTTGAGGATATAAATAACGTTACTAATAAGTTAAAAAATGAATTGGGTAGAGATCCAAAACCAGAAGAAATAAAAGAAGCAATAAAAACTTTGTATATGACTAGACTTGATTTAGAATCAAGTTTTAACAAGGTGAAAGCTAATTTAAGAACAGACTTAAAGAAAATAATTACTAACTCAACATATGCTGAAGCAAAGTATATTCTTAGATATAAAACTAATATATTATTAGCATTAACTTATTTAGAAAAACAGTATAGTTTTACTTTTGGAAATGAAAGTGCAAAAGATTTAATTTTGTATAATGCAGGTCTTAAAGGTCCGAGATATAATGCTTTAGATAATGTAATAGGTATAGGAAACTTAACTTATTCAGATTTAGAACTTAAAAACAATATAAGAACGTATACTAATCAAATTGCACCTATTACTGGTGAAGATAATATATTAGATTTTATTGAGAAAGCTGTAGAGAAATATACATCAGAAAAATCAGCTGCCGATTGGTTTAAGAAAACAAGTAAAGCATGGATAGTTGAAGGGGACAATAAATATGGAGAAACTTCAATATATAATAAGATGTCAAGGGATGAGAGATTAAAGTCACATCTTATTCCATTACTATCAGTTAGTGATAAGAGTATTTATGCAATTAGTACTATGAGTACTGTTACTTATGGCTTGGTGGATACATATTTTGATAACAAAGATAATATAACAATGGACGATTTAAGAGATGATTTAGAGAAAACAGCTAAGAAACAGCAAGCTTTTATAGATTTTTGGTATAGAATCAGTAAGGTTAATAATAAGCTTCTGGAGGAGAAAAACATAATTGTAATTGATAGCTTATTAGACTATGGAAAAGCTAGTAATATGGAAACTTTATGGTCAGAAGAAACAGGAAGTACAGCATTAACTGGTGTTCGTGAGTTTATTACACCTTTAGGTTTCTATACAACATATATGTTTGCAGATGGACAAGCGGGAACAGATGATTGTATTAATCTGTTTTTATCTAAATCATTAACTGATAGAGGACAAGAAACTTATACTCATGAGTTAACACATCTTTTAGATAATAAGGTTTTGTTAAATGGTTATGGCAGAAGATCAGGCAAAGGAGCAGAAGCTTTTGCTAGAGGTTTATTTGAAAGTATAAATAATAATGGAGGTTCTTTAATAAGAGAACCAATCTTTAACTTAAATCTATCTTATGAATTAGGTGATGAAAGAATACAAAATAAATCACCAGAAAGATTTAATACAGAAGATGATATGCAGCAATATATGCAAGGATTAATGGATGTTATCTATACATTAGATTATGTAGAAGCCCAAAGTTCACTAAAACAAACAGCTGAAGATAAGACTGTACTATATAATCAAATATCACTAACACCAGATGCTAAAAAGCCTGGTATAGTTAATGATACTTTCCAAAGTATAAGTAAAGAAACAGCGGAAAGTTTAAAAACCATTGATGATTTAATTGATAAAAATATAGTATCAGGAAGACTTGCATTCCAAGGAATATTAACAACAGGAACAGCAGAGGATAACGGATATTATGTAGTACCTTTATTCAATCCAATTTATGCAGCTATGCAGAATAATTCAGGTGCAGTTGGAGATATAACTTTTAAAAGAAATGCTTATGAATTATTAGCACAGTATGGTTATAGTGATGGTATGGTAGCTTATATTTCTGATCAGTATCCTAATGATGAAGAGGCTTTAAAGGCAATTTTAGATGCTAAGTATAATGGTGATTTAGCAGCATTTAAAAAGGATATGTTTGCTATTAGAATAAGTAAATTATCAAAACTTAAACAAACAGATGTTTTTGCTGATTATCAAGAGTTGCAAGAAAAGATGGATAAAGCCGTTAAAACAGATTTAGACACTATGAAAAAAAATAAACAATATAATATCAATATAAATCAAGGCGTAAATGCCGTAAGTACTTTAAAAAATGAAATATTACAGTATTATTTAAAGAGTACAGATGATTTTAAAACATCTATTTATAAAGATATAGTTATTGGAGAGAAGAAAGAAGTAACTGAAAATATAATACCGTCAACTATTATTAATAAAACTGATGATACATTATGGGAAGATGAAACTCGTATTGAAAAAGGAACTGATGGAGTTGAAAGAGTTACTAAAGTATGGAGAACAGAAGATGGTATTGTAGTAGGACAGCCAAATGTTACAACAGAAATAATACAAGAAATGAAGCCAACAGTAATTTATAAAGGTACTAAAAAAATAGAAGGTGAAATTGTAACAGTAGATGATAATGTTAAGATTCCAATAAAAGTTATAGAAAAAGAAGATCCAAATCTGTATGTAGGAGAAACTAGAACAGAGTTAGGAGAAGAAGGAATAAAGAAAGTAACGACAGTTCAAAAAACTGAGAAAGGTAATCCGGTGGGAGACCCAGTTGTAACGGAAGAAGTTATCAAAGAAATGAAACCAACAATTATCTATAAAGGTACAATGAAAAAACCTGAAATAAGTCTTTCTCAAAGTACTTTTGTTTATGATAAAAATTCAACTGATATTGAATCAATGATTTTAAATAGTATTGTACTAGATGATGATTTATTATACATAGGTATACAAATCATAGGAGAAGTACCAACTACTTCAGGAAGACATGATATTACTATAAGGTTATTACGTAGAGATGGTATTACTTGTGATGTTGAAGTCAATATTGCAATAGTAAGTGCTCCTGTAACTACGCCGGAGATATCAAAGCCAGATAGCAATAGTACTAATATGCCTAATGATGATATATTAGATAAAGTATCTAATACTGTTGTAAATAGTGAAGTAAAAAATACAATAGTTAATACAGTGGTTAACAAAGAAAATAAAGTTGATACTAATAATAATACTGTTGATGAAAGTGCTAATATTTCAAGTGATATAAATGTAGATGAAGAAAAAGATATATCAAATGAATCAGAGACTGCAGAAGTAAAAGAATCTACAACTTATTCTGAAAAAAATAGTACTGAAAATTCATTTAAAGAAAATGATACAAGTGAAGATAAAGAATCCAGTAAGACTTTAATATATGTAGGTATTGGATTAATTGTATCATTATTATTGGGAAGCTTAATTAAGATATTTAAAAGAAATGGTAAGTAA
- a CDS encoding HAD family hydrolase, with protein MKIKGILFDKDGTLIDFFSLWLGAAERAISKFLENNNINDEKMVNVVLESIGVKNSKVDPRGALAYKSYSEIGNDIYKELCKHGYKLNAEKIGADISRLFDNEVNKDDVNIVELYDLHKLFEYLKGKNIYIGLATTDTLLSAKYCLKRLNVNKYFDFIGADDGMYKPKPAIDLIEAFCSKFNLKYSEIAVVGDTYNDMIFAKNSGALSIGVLSGVSTIEDFKGHADIILKNVGELVINKEIGW; from the coding sequence ATGAAAATTAAGGGGATTTTATTTGATAAGGATGGAACATTAATTGATTTTTTTTCTCTTTGGTTAGGTGCAGCAGAGAGAGCTATTTCAAAGTTTTTAGAAAATAACAATATAAATGATGAAAAGATGGTTAATGTAGTTTTAGAATCTATAGGTGTAAAAAATTCTAAGGTAGATCCTAGAGGAGCATTAGCATATAAGTCATATAGTGAAATAGGTAATGATATTTATAAAGAATTATGTAAGCATGGATATAAATTAAATGCTGAAAAAATAGGAGCTGATATTTCACGTTTATTTGATAATGAGGTTAATAAAGATGATGTAAATATAGTTGAATTATATGATTTACATAAATTGTTTGAGTACTTAAAGGGAAAAAATATTTACATAGGATTAGCTACAACAGATACTTTATTATCAGCAAAATATTGTTTGAAAAGATTGAATGTGAATAAGTATTTTGATTTTATAGGTGCAGATGATGGAATGTATAAACCAAAGCCTGCCATAGATTTAATAGAAGCGTTTTGTAGTAAATTTAATTTAAAATATAGTGAGATTGCTGTAGTTGGAGATACATATAATGATATGATATTTGCAAAGAATAGTGGGGCTTTATCTATTGGAGTATTAAGTGGTGTTAGTACTATAGAAGATTTTAAGGGACATGCAGATATTATATTAAAAAATGTTGGTGAACTAGTGATAAACAAAGAAATAGGATGGTAA
- a CDS encoding CehA/McbA family metallohydrolase, with amino-acid sequence MKYEYIYTINENCDNKIENSFCVKKDIDNLYIDIDIEEKFSLMIYVVAIDSNGVIRMQKQLGYGEKTLLISSSSNTTSIGGYAGPIVKGEWKLIVYIFKEYLVQLLDGKTFNFSIYVSDKCDKKVSQTIGEESWTNYKLEKGKITYNNYNWNKVINDKERWYKGDFHTHTVLSDGKETVKDAMKKARNMKLDFYVPTEHNLIHTGWPKTEVLAIPGIEITTSYGHLNIFGINEIPNSILDIAENVDNNEFLEKEINDLLENNYKNNYINSINHPFLSVWRWKYRNIDLRYINTLEIINDPTYMDAKVANDMAIKFIDLLWNNGHKIYGVGGSDSHNLIDERYDGADKPSIPGDPSTYVFCNKLTANNILDSVRSGNVYVTRGLKLETEIKVGSKTYMPGDRINICLNKEIHYKCKIIPEENINIKIYIVINGEKTLINHKLKENEFFIDYIHEIENEEYTWIRLEIRDEEDNFLGYINPIYYGRKEPNKITYGEMLDEMEKLNEN; translated from the coding sequence ATGAAATATGAATACATTTATACTATAAATGAAAATTGTGATAATAAAATAGAAAATAGTTTTTGTGTGAAGAAGGATATTGATAATTTATATATTGATATTGATATTGAAGAAAAGTTTTCATTAATGATTTATGTTGTTGCAATAGATTCTAATGGTGTAATAAGAATGCAAAAGCAATTAGGTTATGGTGAAAAGACATTATTAATAAGTAGTTCTAGCAATACAACTAGTATTGGTGGATATGCAGGACCAATTGTAAAGGGTGAATGGAAGTTAATAGTTTATATTTTCAAGGAATACTTAGTTCAACTATTAGATGGAAAGACATTTAATTTTAGTATATATGTATCTGATAAATGTGATAAAAAAGTATCTCAAACTATAGGAGAAGAATCATGGACCAACTACAAATTGGAAAAAGGGAAAATTACATATAACAATTATAATTGGAATAAAGTTATAAATGATAAGGAAAGATGGTATAAGGGGGATTTTCATACTCATACTGTATTATCAGATGGTAAAGAAACAGTTAAAGACGCAATGAAAAAGGCTAGGAATATGAAATTAGATTTTTATGTACCAACTGAGCACAACTTAATTCATACTGGATGGCCTAAAACAGAAGTTTTAGCCATTCCAGGTATTGAGATAACAACTAGTTATGGACATTTAAATATTTTTGGTATTAATGAAATTCCTAATAGTATATTAGACATAGCTGAAAATGTTGATAATAACGAATTTCTTGAAAAAGAGATAAATGATTTGCTGGAGAATAATTATAAAAATAATTATATAAACAGTATAAATCATCCATTTTTAAGTGTGTGGAGATGGAAATATAGAAATATTGATTTAAGATATATTAATACATTAGAGATAATAAATGATCCTACGTATATGGATGCAAAGGTCGCTAATGATATGGCTATAAAATTTATAGACTTATTATGGAATAATGGTCATAAGATTTATGGAGTGGGGGGCAGTGATTCTCATAACTTAATAGATGAAAGGTATGATGGGGCTGATAAGCCATCAATACCAGGTGATCCATCAACATATGTATTTTGTAATAAGTTAACAGCTAACAATATATTAGATTCAGTAAGATCAGGAAATGTATATGTTACTAGAGGATTAAAGTTAGAAACTGAAATAAAAGTTGGAAGTAAAACATATATGCCAGGGGATAGGATAAATATATGTTTAAATAAAGAAATACATTATAAGTGCAAAATAATTCCAGAAGAAAATATAAATATTAAAATTTATATAGTTATCAATGGAGAGAAAACATTAATTAATCATAAATTAAAAGAAAATGAATTTTTTATAGATTATATACACGAGATAGAAAATGAAGAATACACATGGATTAGATTAGAAATAAGAGATGAGGAGGATAATTTCTTAGGATATATTAATCCAATATATTATGGAAGAAAAGAACCTAATAAGATAACTTATGGCGAAATGTTAGATGAAATGGAGAAGTTAAATGAAAATTAA
- a CDS encoding ABC transporter substrate-binding protein, protein MKMKKIIASLLVGVSVLSVFTGCGTNNKNSSDKVEIDFWYSGGKTAVRVLSDIVEDFNESQNKYHINTVTQADYTETYQKLQAGIAGKKGPDIALLDVDKSRNLASKDLVEDLNEFIDIDENFDKDDYVEVFFNQGIDEEGNIFAIPAYGTTQVLYYNIEAFEKAGIKAEDIKTWQDLADAAKKITVKEGDKTTFYGWEPMYGVDNLIDAAFSNGASIFSEDGTKVTINTDEWVEVWESFRKWIHDDKIMTIHYGGQGWEYWYKTIDDVLNNVAGGYTGSSGDQADLDFTKVAAMEQPGWGDNPSAPTAEALQLVMLKNDDDDVKQGVYEFMKFFTKAENQGKWSKETGYVAVRNSTKDIEDFSKYCEENPQALVPLQQASHGSILPEDPTGGKVIDALTIAADKVEIEGISAKEALDEAQETAQKALDEVLKK, encoded by the coding sequence ATGAAGATGAAAAAAATAATAGCAAGTTTACTAGTAGGTGTATCAGTATTATCAGTATTTACAGGGTGTGGTACAAATAATAAAAATAGTAGTGATAAGGTAGAAATTGATTTCTGGTATTCAGGAGGAAAAACAGCAGTAAGAGTTTTATCTGATATAGTTGAAGATTTTAATGAGTCTCAAAATAAATATCATATTAATACTGTAACTCAAGCAGATTACACTGAAACATATCAAAAATTACAAGCGGGAATAGCAGGGAAAAAAGGGCCAGATATAGCATTATTAGATGTTGATAAATCTAGAAATTTAGCATCAAAGGATTTAGTAGAAGATTTAAATGAATTTATAGATATAGACGAAAACTTTGATAAAGATGATTATGTGGAAGTATTTTTTAATCAAGGAATAGATGAAGAAGGAAATATATTTGCAATACCAGCTTATGGTACTACACAAGTTTTATATTATAATATTGAAGCTTTTGAAAAGGCAGGTATTAAGGCAGAAGATATAAAAACATGGCAAGACTTAGCTGATGCAGCTAAAAAGATTACTGTAAAAGAAGGTGATAAAACTACTTTCTATGGTTGGGAACCAATGTATGGTGTAGATAACTTGATAGATGCTGCATTTAGTAATGGTGCTAGCATTTTTAGTGAAGATGGAACTAAAGTTACTATTAATACAGATGAATGGGTAGAAGTATGGGAAAGTTTTAGAAAGTGGATTCATGACGATAAAATAATGACTATACATTATGGTGGACAAGGATGGGAATATTGGTATAAGACTATTGATGATGTACTTAATAATGTAGCTGGTGGATATACTGGATCATCAGGAGACCAAGCAGATTTAGATTTCACAAAGGTAGCAGCGATGGAGCAACCAGGTTGGGGAGATAATCCTTCAGCACCAACAGCAGAAGCTTTACAATTAGTAATGTTAAAAAATGATGATGATGACGTTAAACAAGGTGTATATGAATTTATGAAGTTCTTTACTAAAGCTGAAAATCAAGGTAAGTGGTCAAAAGAAACAGGATATGTTGCTGTAAGAAATTCTACTAAAGACATAGAAGACTTTTCTAAGTATTGTGAGGAAAATCCACAAGCTTTAGTGCCATTACAACAAGCATCTCATGGATCTATTTTACCTGAGGACCCAACTGGTGGAAAAGTTATAGATGCATTAACTATAGCGGCTGATAAAGTTGAAATAGAGGGAATATCAGCTAAGGAAGCATTAGATGAGGCACAAGAAACAGCACAAAAGGCATTAGATGAAGTATTGAAAAAATAA
- a CDS encoding carbohydrate ABC transporter permease: MSKKVLSKNKINLLILVYKNILLIIASIFTVFPFIWMIVSALKTKSEIMDTSKFLPSVAQWGNFIEVLTNSPILRYMGNSLFVSIITVILQLVTGAMIAYAIVNMRFKGRNILFLVIMGTYMLPTVATYVPSYIILSKLNLLNTYTGLIISNAVSIFGIFLLRQAFMQLPKGLIEAARVDGASHWQIIWKIVFPITKPAFITFGLISFISSYNNYMWPSLITDSPELSLVSQGLRRFFVEGGAYGTEWPLVMAASTVIVVPLIILFMFTQKWFISGIGDTGIKG; encoded by the coding sequence ATGTCTAAAAAGGTACTAAGTAAAAATAAAATAAATCTATTAATTTTAGTTTATAAAAATATATTATTAATAATTGCTAGTATATTTACAGTATTTCCGTTTATATGGATGATAGTTAGTGCATTAAAAACTAAATCAGAAATTATGGATACATCAAAATTCTTACCATCTGTAGCTCAATGGGGTAATTTCATAGAGGTATTAACTAATTCTCCAATATTAAGATATATGGGAAATAGCTTATTTGTTTCTATAATAACAGTTATCTTGCAACTAGTAACAGGTGCAATGATAGCATATGCAATAGTGAATATGAGATTTAAAGGAAGAAATATTTTATTCCTTGTTATTATGGGTACATATATGTTACCAACCGTTGCTACTTATGTCCCTAGTTACATAATATTATCTAAGCTAAATTTATTAAATACATATACAGGATTAATAATATCAAATGCAGTAAGTATTTTTGGAATATTTTTATTAAGACAAGCATTTATGCAATTACCAAAGGGATTGATAGAAGCTGCAAGAGTAGATGGAGCTAGCCACTGGCAAATAATTTGGAAAATAGTATTTCCTATAACAAAACCAGCATTTATTACTTTTGGACTAATTAGTTTTATTTCAAGTTATAACAATTATATGTGGCCGTCATTAATAACAGATAGTCCTGAGTTAAGTCTTGTATCACAAGGATTAAGAAGGTTTTTTGTTGAAGGTGGAGCATATGGTACAGAATGGCCGTTAGTTATGGCGGCAAGTACAGTTATAGTAGTTCCATTAATAATATTATTTATGTTTACACAAAAGTGGTTCATAAGTGGTATTGGAGATACTGGAATAAAAGGATGA